Proteins from a single region of Gordonia hongkongensis:
- a CDS encoding endonuclease domain-containing protein yields MSSGARSEAERITAKLLDGSGFTGWSANTPACGYVLDFAFEASKIAIEIDGMAFHSDAVAFQRDRTRQNDLVRSVQPYDGNP; encoded by the coding sequence ATGTCGTCGGGCGCGAGGTCGGAGGCGGAGCGGATCACCGCGAAGCTACTCGACGGCAGCGGGTTCACGGGGTGGTCGGCCAACACGCCGGCGTGTGGCTACGTCCTCGACTTCGCGTTCGAGGCGTCGAAGATCGCCATCGAGATCGATGGGATGGCATTCCATAGTGACGCCGTCGCATTCCAGCGAGACCGCACCCGACAGAACGACCTCGTCAGATCCGTACAGCCCTACGACGGAAATCCGTAG